The proteins below come from a single Acidimicrobiia bacterium genomic window:
- a CDS encoding 2-oxo acid dehydrogenase subunit E2, with protein MTDLLLPQLGETVTEGTITRWFKLAGEPVALNETLYEVSTDKVDSEVPSPFAGVLTEIVAGEGATVSVGAVIARYEGEGPAPTTATPKTTEPAQQAPAPTKAIPETPPAPAKPAARTAKFLSPLVRRLVEEHGVDSTKIAGTGMGGRVTRSDVEKYVRDHPSTTEPFNGIRRATARHMVGSKAISPHVLTAMEVDFENVEQVRQAHRAAWKASEGSSLTYLPFIIRALALTLAEFPRLNATVGDGELVVHSEINLAIAVDLNFEGLVAPVIRKVAGLSLAEAARSVVEVAGRARDRKLTADDLAGGTFTITNPGQYGTLMQFPIINQPQVAILSTDGVSRKPVVALDAAGNETIVIHSVGVLAMAWDHRAFDGAYAAAGLAHLRKVIETHDWQSEF; from the coding sequence ATGACTGATTTATTGCTTCCTCAATTAGGTGAAACGGTTACCGAGGGCACCATTACCCGTTGGTTCAAGTTGGCGGGTGAGCCGGTTGCGCTTAATGAAACTTTGTATGAGGTGTCGACCGACAAGGTGGATTCCGAGGTGCCGTCGCCATTCGCTGGGGTGTTGACAGAGATTGTGGCTGGTGAAGGTGCCACGGTGAGCGTGGGGGCGGTGATTGCCCGTTACGAGGGTGAGGGCCCGGCTCCGACGACTGCGACTCCGAAAACGACAGAACCGGCCCAACAAGCACCAGCGCCCACGAAAGCGATACCAGAAACGCCGCCTGCACCTGCCAAACCTGCAGCAAGAACGGCCAAGTTTTTGTCGCCTCTGGTGCGCCGTTTGGTTGAAGAACACGGGGTGGACTCAACCAAAATTGCCGGCACCGGCATGGGCGGTCGGGTAACCCGGAGCGATGTTGAAAAATACGTACGTGACCACCCGTCGACCACCGAGCCCTTTAATGGTATTCGTCGGGCTACCGCTCGTCACATGGTGGGGTCTAAAGCGATTTCTCCGCATGTGTTGACCGCTATGGAAGTTGATTTTGAAAACGTTGAGCAGGTGCGTCAAGCGCATCGGGCAGCCTGGAAGGCATCTGAGGGTTCCAGCCTGACCTATTTGCCGTTTATTATTCGGGCCTTGGCGTTGACTTTGGCGGAGTTTCCTCGCTTAAACGCCACGGTGGGTGACGGCGAGTTGGTGGTGCATAGCGAAATCAATTTGGCTATTGCCGTAGACCTCAACTTTGAGGGCTTGGTGGCGCCGGTTATTCGAAAAGTAGCGGGGTTGAGCCTGGCTGAGGCGGCTCGGTCGGTAGTTGAGGTGGCAGGCCGGGCCCGAGACCGCAAGCTCACCGCTGACGATTTGGCGGGGGGCACGTTTACCATTACTAACCCGGGGCAGTACGGCACGTTGATGCAGTTTCCTATTATCAACCAACCGCAGGTGGCCATTTTGTCGACCGATGGGGTGAGCCGTAAACCAGTGGTGGCCTTAGATGCTGCCGGCAACGAAACCATTGTCATTCATTCGGTGGGTGTGTTGGCTATGGCGTGGGATCACCGGGCTTTTGATGGGGCATACGCAGCGGCTGGTTTGGCACATTTGCGTAAGGTCATCGAAACCCATGATTGGCAGTCAGAGTTTTAA
- a CDS encoding thiol oxidoreductase yields the protein MTRFLWLLTLLGLTIGLWLLIDRPSTPQLVTEPPELLLRSGGQGTTMSNNQRAFSLSNRAMGLPERIRFAAGDEPFEHVFTSTDGLGDPNNGNSCLGCHINNGRSVPADGQVTAPGVILLINMGIDAEGQQIPHPEVGLQLQDRGQQAEGTLTVNWEETSGTFPDGTPYSLRSPLVVVDGVDLGDAFTSLRVAPPVFGGGLLESIPSTELESGADPQDKNQDGISGRTAQTDTGIGRFGWKAQRPTIATFTQGAFEADFNLDFDLAAEHFGNDFLEDTAFYTSTVAVPALRQRTDPKVLTGAAWFVQVGCASCHNTTPWETGENPVQALANQTIVPFTDLLLHDMGDKLADGLAQGNAAGNEWRTPPLWGIGLTGVVGHEHYLHDGRARTPEEAILWHGGEAQVARDTYMSLAASDRALVLRFLAAL from the coding sequence GTGACCCGTTTTCTCTGGCTTCTTACCCTGCTCGGTTTAACCATTGGACTATGGCTACTCATTGACCGACCAAGCACCCCGCAACTGGTCACCGAGCCGCCAGAACTGTTGCTCCGCAGTGGCGGCCAAGGCACCACCATGTCAAATAACCAGCGAGCATTTAGCCTCTCTAACCGGGCCATGGGGCTTCCCGAACGCATACGCTTCGCTGCTGGCGACGAGCCCTTTGAACACGTTTTCACCAGCACCGACGGCTTAGGCGACCCCAACAACGGCAATAGTTGCCTCGGCTGCCACATCAACAACGGGCGCTCCGTGCCCGCCGACGGGCAAGTAACCGCTCCCGGCGTGATCTTGTTGATCAACATGGGCATAGACGCCGAGGGGCAACAAATTCCTCACCCAGAGGTAGGACTCCAACTTCAAGACCGCGGCCAACAAGCCGAAGGCACACTTACCGTCAACTGGGAAGAAACCTCTGGAACCTTCCCCGACGGGACCCCCTACTCGTTGCGCTCCCCTCTCGTAGTAGTTGACGGAGTTGATCTCGGCGATGCTTTCACCTCACTGCGCGTCGCACCACCAGTATTTGGCGGCGGGCTCTTAGAGTCCATTCCGTCAACCGAACTAGAAAGTGGGGCCGACCCACAAGATAAAAACCAAGATGGCATTTCTGGCCGAACGGCCCAAACAGATACCGGCATAGGACGTTTCGGATGGAAAGCCCAACGGCCCACCATTGCAACTTTTACCCAAGGAGCCTTTGAAGCAGACTTCAACTTGGATTTTGACTTAGCTGCCGAACATTTTGGCAATGACTTTTTGGAAGACACCGCTTTTTACACTTCTACCGTGGCTGTGCCTGCCCTGCGCCAACGAACCGACCCTAAGGTTCTCACGGGCGCCGCATGGTTTGTACAAGTGGGGTGCGCTTCATGCCACAATACCACTCCGTGGGAAACCGGAGAAAATCCCGTTCAAGCACTAGCCAACCAAACCATCGTTCCTTTCACCGACCTTTTGCTTCACGACATGGGCGACAAACTGGCCGACGGGCTGGCTCAAGGAAACGCCGCCGGAAACGAATGGAGGACTCCGCCTCTTTGGGGCATCGGGTTAACCGGTGTGGTCGGCCACGAACATTACCTTCACGACGGGAGGGCTCGCACGCCAGAAGAAGCCATTTTGTGGCATGGTGGCGAAGCACAAGTTGCCCGGGACACCTACATGTCGCTCGCTGCTTCAGATCGAGCATTAGTGCTTCGTTTTCTCGCTGCCCTCTGA
- the leuC gene encoding 3-isopropylmalate dehydratase large subunit yields MSPKTLSQKVWEHHVVHAADDQPDLLFIDLHLVHEVTSPQAFDGLRMAGRPVKRPDLTVATEDHNVPTENIDQPIADPVSRIQIETLRANCEEFDVPLFPMGDPGQGVVHIIGPEKGLTLPGMTVVCGDSHTSTHGAFGALAFGIGTSEVEHVLATQTLPQQRPGTLAVTVNGTLPEGSTAKDVILAIIGRLGTGGGIGSIIEYRGEVIKNLTMEGRMTVCNMSIEAGARAGMIAPDQTTFDYLKGRPHAPKGADWDAALADWKTLATDEGAEFDKEIVLNGADITPHVSWGTNPGQVAPITDPVPDPSDFADPGEREAAERALDYMGLTAGTPMKDVPVDTVFIGSCTNGRIEDLRAVAAVVQGRQVANGMRTLIVPGSFAVKAQAEAEGLPEIFTAAGFDWREPGCSMCLAMNPDKLVAGERCASTSNRNFEGRQGRGGRTHLVSPAVAAATAIAGTFATPADLPPVVGN; encoded by the coding sequence ATGTCACCCAAAACCCTGAGCCAAAAAGTCTGGGAACACCACGTCGTACACGCCGCCGACGACCAACCCGACCTGTTGTTTATCGACCTCCACCTGGTGCACGAAGTCACCTCACCGCAAGCCTTCGACGGGCTCCGTATGGCCGGGCGCCCCGTAAAACGCCCTGACCTGACCGTGGCCACCGAAGACCACAACGTGCCCACCGAAAACATTGACCAACCCATTGCCGACCCAGTAAGCCGCATACAAATCGAGACCCTGCGGGCCAACTGCGAAGAATTCGACGTACCACTGTTTCCCATGGGCGACCCCGGCCAAGGCGTGGTACACATCATCGGTCCCGAAAAAGGCCTCACCCTGCCCGGCATGACCGTGGTCTGCGGCGACAGCCACACCAGCACCCACGGAGCCTTCGGGGCACTCGCTTTCGGCATCGGCACCAGCGAAGTCGAACACGTGTTGGCTACCCAAACCCTGCCCCAACAACGCCCCGGCACCCTAGCGGTCACCGTCAACGGCACCCTGCCCGAAGGCAGCACCGCCAAAGACGTCATCTTGGCCATCATTGGTCGCCTGGGCACCGGCGGCGGCATCGGCTCCATTATTGAATATCGCGGCGAGGTCATAAAAAACCTCACCATGGAAGGCCGCATGACGGTGTGCAACATGTCTATTGAGGCCGGCGCCCGAGCTGGCATGATTGCCCCCGACCAAACCACCTTCGACTACCTCAAAGGCCGCCCCCACGCACCAAAAGGCGCCGACTGGGACGCCGCCCTTGCCGACTGGAAAACCCTCGCCACCGATGAAGGCGCCGAATTCGACAAAGAAATCGTGCTCAACGGTGCCGACATCACCCCGCATGTTTCTTGGGGAACCAACCCCGGCCAAGTAGCCCCCATCACCGACCCCGTGCCCGACCCCAGCGATTTTGCCGACCCCGGCGAACGCGAAGCCGCCGAACGTGCCCTGGACTACATGGGTCTCACGGCCGGCACCCCCATGAAAGACGTACCAGTAGACACCGTGTTCATTGGTTCATGCACCAACGGTCGCATCGAAGACCTCCGAGCAGTGGCCGCCGTAGTCCAAGGCCGGCAAGTAGCTAACGGAATGCGCACTTTGATTGTGCCCGGCTCCTTCGCCGTTAAAGCCCAAGCCGAAGCAGAAGGCCTACCAGAAATCTTTACCGCCGCCGGATTCGACTGGCGCGAACCCGGATGCTCCATGTGCTTGGCCATGAACCCGGACAAGCTAGTAGCCGGCGAACGCTGCGCCAGCACCTCCAACCGTAACTTTGAAGGCCGCCAAGGACGAGGCGGGCGCACCCACCTCGTCTCCCCCGCCGTGGCCGCCGCCACGGCCATTGCCGGCACCTTCGCTACCCCCGCCGACCTTCCGCCAGTAGTTGGAAACTAA
- the leuD gene encoding 3-isopropylmalate dehydratase small subunit produces the protein MEAVHIVSGTAVPLRRSDVDTDQIIPSDWLKRVERTGFDKGLFSEWRDDRNFVLNNEQYADAQILVAGPNFGTGSSREHAVWAIQQYGFNAVVSPRFADIFRNNCTKNGLVPVQVSDETGQQLLDAIEANPELVITIDVTNLTLEAPEAGITCNFPLDAATQERFLQGLDDISISMRSAEDIKNFAATRPAWMPTTTA, from the coding sequence ATGGAAGCCGTACACATAGTTTCTGGAACCGCCGTACCCCTGCGCCGCTCCGACGTAGACACCGACCAAATCATTCCCTCCGACTGGCTCAAACGAGTAGAACGCACCGGTTTTGACAAAGGCTTGTTCTCCGAATGGCGCGACGACCGCAACTTTGTGCTCAACAACGAACAATACGCCGACGCACAAATCTTGGTAGCCGGGCCAAACTTTGGCACCGGGTCGTCACGCGAGCACGCCGTGTGGGCCATACAGCAATACGGATTCAACGCCGTAGTTTCGCCACGCTTCGCCGACATTTTTCGCAACAACTGCACCAAAAATGGCCTGGTACCCGTACAAGTTTCAGACGAAACAGGACAGCAACTCCTTGACGCCATCGAAGCCAACCCAGAACTCGTCATCACCATCGACGTAACCAACCTGACCCTTGAAGCACCCGAAGCCGGCATTACCTGCAACTTCCCGTTGGATGCCGCCACCCAAGAACGATTCCTCCAAGGACTCGACGACATTAGTATCAGCATGCGCTCCGCCGAGGACATCAAAAACTTTGCCGCCACCCGGCCAGCATGGATGCCCACCACCACTGCTTAA
- the lpdA gene encoding dihydrolipoyl dehydrogenase: MTASHQLVVIGGGPAGYAAALYGAAAGLDVGLVEENRIGGTCLHVGCIPAKELLETAAVVRTVKHAATFGVSAGEPMIDLAISQERKQKVIDNLFKGLTGLLAGRGVTVYNGRGTLGVDHTVIVDGPEPATLTADHIILATGSSPRTIPGFAIDGQLVVTSDELLSLNTVPERVAVIGGGAIGCEFASFLNDVGAQVTLLEAAPEILPGCDAEVAKTVRRSFKKHKIKVHAGVSVNGHAPTGATTTVAFGEDETAEVDLVVVAVGRRPNGDAAGLVGTRVVVDDRGFIEVNEALLTGEPGVYAVGDVVNTPQLAHVGFAEGMNAVKHLLGENPVPLNPTTVPWCIYTHPEVAFAGLTEEAAVAAGHEIVVSSHRFMGNGRAMILGETDGLVKVIAKKDADGRAGQILGVHMVGPWVTEQLGQAYLAVNWEASVDEVAAFIQPHPTMSELFGETVLSLTGRGLHG; this comes from the coding sequence ATGACAGCATCGCATCAACTGGTGGTTATTGGTGGGGGTCCGGCGGGGTATGCGGCGGCGCTTTATGGGGCTGCCGCTGGCTTAGATGTGGGTTTGGTCGAAGAGAATCGTATTGGCGGTACCTGTCTGCACGTGGGGTGCATTCCCGCTAAAGAACTTTTAGAAACCGCCGCCGTGGTGCGTACCGTTAAACACGCCGCCACTTTTGGTGTTTCGGCCGGGGAGCCGATGATTGATTTGGCCATCAGCCAAGAGCGCAAACAAAAAGTTATTGACAACCTTTTTAAAGGTTTGACCGGCCTGTTGGCGGGCCGGGGGGTCACTGTTTACAACGGCCGGGGCACGTTGGGGGTGGATCACACGGTTATTGTTGATGGCCCAGAGCCTGCCACGTTGACCGCTGATCACATTATTTTGGCTACGGGTTCGAGCCCGCGCACTATCCCGGGTTTTGCCATTGATGGCCAGTTGGTGGTGACCAGCGACGAGTTGTTGTCGCTCAATACTGTGCCTGAGCGGGTGGCGGTTATTGGCGGCGGGGCTATTGGCTGCGAATTTGCTTCGTTTCTGAACGATGTGGGTGCTCAGGTGACTTTACTCGAAGCTGCGCCAGAGATTCTCCCGGGCTGCGATGCGGAGGTGGCTAAGACGGTGCGCCGGTCGTTTAAAAAACACAAGATCAAGGTGCACGCTGGGGTGTCGGTTAATGGTCATGCGCCAACCGGTGCCACAACCACGGTGGCTTTTGGCGAAGACGAAACCGCAGAGGTTGATTTGGTAGTGGTGGCGGTTGGTCGGCGCCCTAACGGTGATGCGGCGGGTTTGGTAGGTACCCGGGTGGTGGTGGACGATCGTGGTTTTATCGAGGTCAACGAAGCCTTGTTGACCGGCGAACCGGGGGTCTATGCGGTGGGTGACGTTGTTAATACGCCACAGTTGGCTCATGTTGGTTTTGCTGAGGGCATGAATGCGGTGAAACATTTGTTGGGCGAAAACCCGGTGCCGCTCAACCCGACGACTGTGCCGTGGTGTATTTACACCCACCCGGAGGTGGCATTTGCGGGCCTTACCGAAGAGGCGGCGGTAGCGGCCGGCCATGAGATAGTGGTGTCATCGCATCGGTTTATGGGTAATGGTCGGGCCATGATTTTGGGTGAAACCGATGGTTTGGTCAAGGTGATTGCCAAAAAGGATGCCGATGGTCGGGCCGGTCAGATTCTTGGTGTGCACATGGTGGGCCCTTGGGTGACTGAGCAGTTGGGCCAGGCGTATTTGGCGGTCAATTGGGAGGCTTCGGTCGATGAGGTGGCGGCATTTATTCAACCGCACCCCACGATGAGCGAGTTGTTTGGTGAAACAGTGCTTTCGCTTACGGGCCGCGGGCTACACGGGTGA